One genomic region from Carettochelys insculpta isolate YL-2023 chromosome 4, ASM3395843v1, whole genome shotgun sequence encodes:
- the LOC142012181 gene encoding C-X-C motif chemokine 11-6-like — translation MKGTWAVVLSSLLLLAAETKGQLTSRQGRCSCLDKGSDFVQRKALGKIEVIPKSSFCDHMEIIVTLKPTGGQKCLNPNSKWVQKMLTNLIKKRSLQNTHL, via the exons ATGAAGGGAACCTGGGCTGTAGTCCTTTCTTCATTGCTCCTGCTTGCAGCTGAAACTAAAG GGCAGCTGACCTCTAGGCAAGGACGCTGCAGCTGCTTAGACAAAGGTTCTGATTTCGTTCAGCGGAAAGCcttaggaaaaatagaagtgatTCCCAAGAGCTCTTTCTGTGACCACATGGAGATCAT TGTGACACTGAAGCCCACCGGAGGGCAAAAATGCTTGAACCCAAATTCCAAATGGGTGCAGAAGATGTTGACAAACCTCATCAAGAAAAG GTCTTTGCAAAATACTCACCTGTAA